Proteins from a single region of Halorubrum sp. 2020YC2:
- a CDS encoding OsmC family protein: protein MSDANATQRMEVSGESDSESKFVAEARGHELVMDDPEAMGGDDDGAMPVEYLLAAWTGCLNATVRATAPDFDLDVEGVAVEVAGEFDPRKHLGHAEEPRAGYQGVEATVDVDFAGDVDDDTLAEFTAAVEERCPVSDNLANETATDVTLQRE from the coding sequence ATGAGTGACGCCAACGCGACGCAGCGGATGGAGGTCAGCGGCGAGAGCGACAGCGAGTCGAAGTTCGTCGCCGAGGCCAGAGGCCACGAACTGGTGATGGACGACCCGGAGGCGATGGGCGGCGACGACGACGGCGCGATGCCCGTCGAGTACCTCCTCGCGGCCTGGACCGGCTGTCTCAACGCGACCGTCCGCGCGACGGCGCCCGACTTCGACCTTGACGTTGAGGGCGTCGCAGTCGAGGTCGCCGGCGAGTTCGACCCCCGAAAACACCTCGGCCACGCCGAAGAGCCCCGAGCGGGCTATCAGGGCGTGGAGGCGACCGTCGACGTCGACTTCGCCGGCGACGTGGACGACGACACGCTCGCCGAGTTCACCGCTGCCGTCGAGGAGCGGTGTCCGGTGAGCGACAACCTCGCGAACGAGACGGCGACCGACGTGACGCTTCAGCGGGAGTAG
- a CDS encoding DUF87 domain-containing protein translates to MYVLGRDETDRDGGTDRDSGTDHEDGADRDSGTDTVSDPRSASDRGGDRPPHTARIGSFLARDGSAGAAVGVDLDRPHAGVVFGKRGTGKSYTLGVLAEEIAAAAGVAPVVVDPMGVFGGLEAAGGRVVDPAVRPASIPPSAWPDLLGLEPASGPGSLVWRVVADALDVDGGDAIDAGDSASTATGGGPSPSLAALRGAVDAADAPAETRRAASNHLRLAASWGVFDADAPPVAALAADGDPVVLDLAGVPDAAAAAVVRAVARGLYDARIDGGIPRLPWLLVDEAHAFFDGVADPALRTLLTRGRAPGVSLVCATQRPAALPSVAVSQSDLLVSHRLTAARDVERLAEAEATYLGGDLATRLPEGVGEALVVDDATETAHTVRIRERRTPHEGASPRASRLSDPGSR, encoded by the coding sequence GTGTACGTACTCGGCCGCGACGAGACCGACCGCGACGGCGGGACCGACCGCGATAGCGGGACCGACCACGAAGACGGAGCGGACCGCGACAGCGGAACCGACACCGTAAGCGATCCTCGATCCGCGAGCGACCGCGGCGGCGACCGACCGCCACACACCGCCCGGATCGGTTCGTTCCTCGCTCGCGACGGGAGCGCCGGCGCGGCGGTCGGCGTCGACCTCGACCGCCCGCACGCGGGGGTCGTCTTCGGGAAGCGCGGGACCGGGAAATCGTACACGCTCGGCGTCCTCGCAGAGGAGATCGCCGCCGCCGCCGGCGTCGCGCCGGTCGTCGTCGACCCGATGGGCGTCTTCGGCGGCCTCGAAGCGGCCGGCGGCCGGGTCGTCGACCCCGCGGTCCGCCCCGCCTCGATACCCCCGTCGGCGTGGCCGGACCTGCTCGGTCTCGAGCCGGCGAGCGGGCCGGGGAGTCTCGTCTGGCGCGTCGTCGCGGACGCGCTCGACGTCGATGGTGGGGACGCGATCGACGCCGGCGACTCCGCGTCGACAGCGACCGGCGGCGGTCCGTCCCCCTCGCTCGCGGCGCTCCGCGGGGCGGTCGACGCGGCCGACGCGCCGGCGGAGACCCGGCGCGCCGCGTCGAACCACCTCCGGCTGGCGGCCTCGTGGGGCGTCTTCGACGCCGACGCGCCGCCGGTCGCCGCGCTCGCCGCGGACGGCGATCCGGTGGTACTCGACCTCGCCGGCGTCCCCGACGCGGCCGCGGCCGCCGTCGTCCGGGCGGTGGCTCGGGGGCTCTACGACGCCCGGATCGACGGCGGTATCCCCCGGCTCCCGTGGCTGCTCGTCGACGAGGCCCACGCCTTCTTCGACGGGGTCGCGGACCCGGCGCTCCGGACGCTCCTCACTCGGGGTCGCGCCCCCGGCGTCTCGCTCGTCTGCGCGACGCAGCGGCCGGCGGCGCTGCCCAGCGTCGCCGTCTCGCAGTCGGACCTCCTCGTCTCTCACCGGCTCACGGCCGCGCGCGACGTCGAGCGACTGGCGGAGGCGGAGGCGACGTACTTGGGGGGCGACCTCGCGACGCGGCTCCCCGAGGGCGTCGGGGAGGCGCTCGTCGTCGACGACGCCACCGAGACGGCTCACACGGTCCGGATCAGAGAGCGACGAACGCCACACGAGGGTGCGAGTCCCCGAGCGAGCCGGCTGTCTGACCCGGGGTCGCGGTGA
- a CDS encoding Hsp20/alpha crystallin family protein, which yields MKTTNLFDEIEQFLGRSRFAGERAWGRDLRTADIDVAEYDDEFVVMTDLPGFDREEIDVRARGDRLTIAAERDAEREDPDRRYLRRERRHESVTRSVNLPPTARSEDATATYRHGVLTATIPLDAPNADEGHRIDVN from the coding sequence ATGAAAACGACGAATCTCTTCGACGAGATCGAGCAGTTCCTCGGCCGCTCCCGCTTCGCGGGCGAGCGAGCATGGGGCCGCGACCTCCGGACCGCGGACATCGACGTCGCGGAGTACGACGACGAGTTCGTCGTGATGACCGACCTCCCGGGGTTCGACCGCGAGGAGATAGACGTTCGCGCCCGTGGCGACCGGCTCACCATCGCCGCCGAGCGCGACGCGGAACGCGAGGATCCGGACCGACGGTACCTCCGCCGCGAGCGCCGCCACGAGTCCGTCACCCGGAGCGTCAACCTCCCCCCGACCGCCCGGTCCGAGGACGCGACCGCGACGTACCGTCACGGCGTGCTCACCGCGACGATCCCGCTCGACGCCCCCAACGCGGACGAGGGGCACCGGATCGACGTGAACTGA
- a CDS encoding CrcB family protein produces MEQTPYGFLLVAAGGFLGAVARHAVDVGVGGLLAAIHAGSGLAVLDGTTTGLGTLAANVAGSFALGLLLTRASGDRTRLFVGTGALSSFTTYSTFVSDAVALGTPAGAWYVAVSYLTGFAAAALGLAVGRRRDR; encoded by the coding sequence ATGGAACAGACGCCGTACGGGTTCCTGCTCGTCGCGGCCGGCGGGTTCCTCGGCGCGGTCGCCAGACACGCCGTCGACGTCGGGGTCGGCGGACTCCTCGCGGCGATCCACGCCGGAAGCGGTCTCGCGGTCCTCGACGGAACCACGACCGGCCTCGGCACGCTGGCCGCCAACGTCGCCGGGTCGTTCGCGCTCGGACTCCTGTTGACCCGTGCGTCCGGCGACCGGACCCGCCTGTTCGTCGGGACCGGCGCGCTCTCGTCGTTCACGACGTACAGCACGTTCGTCTCGGACGCCGTCGCGCTCGGGACGCCCGCCGGCGCCTGGTACGTCGCCGTCAGCTACCTGACCGGATTCGCCGCGGCCGCGCTCGGACTCGCGGTCGGGAGGCGGAGGGACCGATGA
- the cca gene encoding CCA tRNA nucleotidyltransferase, whose product MDELEAVLSRVRERVLPEPAERERLREAAATLTERTREAIADLPVDADAVQVGSTARGTWVAGDRDIDLFVRFDADLDRAELEEYGLAVGHAVLPDGHEEYAEHPYVKGSYEGFDVDLVPCHDVETAGDLVSAVDRTPFHDAYLSARLDDDLAADVVLAKAFLKGIGAYGSDLRTEGFSGYLTELLVLELGGFVPLVESARSWHPPVEFDPEGHAERTFEDPLVVVDPTDPTRNVAAVLSAANLARFQHYARELLAAPSEALFEPDEPEPLDSKAVRAHLDRRGTTPVAVVFDAPDLVDDQLWPQLRRSLDGIVGGLNEHGFDVLRARAMTDGAEATGSVEASDAERAGERTDSDGPTRAALYAELEVTERPAVERHEGPPVAVRKHAASFYESYVDDVDPDTYGPFIDGDRYVVEREREFATVREYLESDAASDVALGARVEPAFDDRDVLVGEAVATLAPAFGRPLREFYEPRP is encoded by the coding sequence ATGGACGAGTTGGAGGCGGTGCTGTCGCGGGTCCGCGAGCGCGTCCTCCCGGAGCCGGCGGAGCGCGAGCGGCTGCGCGAGGCGGCCGCGACGCTGACCGAGCGGACCCGCGAGGCGATAGCCGACCTCCCCGTCGACGCCGACGCGGTCCAAGTCGGGTCGACCGCGCGCGGGACGTGGGTCGCGGGCGACCGCGACATCGATCTGTTCGTCCGGTTCGACGCCGACCTCGACCGCGCCGAACTGGAGGAGTACGGGCTGGCGGTCGGCCACGCGGTCCTCCCCGACGGCCACGAGGAGTACGCCGAACACCCGTACGTGAAGGGGAGCTACGAGGGGTTCGACGTCGACTTAGTCCCCTGTCACGACGTGGAGACCGCGGGCGATCTGGTCTCCGCGGTCGACCGCACCCCGTTCCACGACGCGTACCTCTCGGCGCGGCTCGACGACGACCTCGCGGCCGACGTGGTGCTGGCGAAGGCGTTCCTGAAGGGGATCGGCGCGTACGGGAGCGACCTCCGCACGGAGGGCTTTTCGGGGTACCTGACGGAGCTGCTCGTGTTGGAGCTCGGCGGGTTCGTCCCGCTCGTCGAATCGGCGCGGAGCTGGCACCCACCGGTTGAGTTCGACCCCGAGGGACACGCCGAGCGCACGTTCGAGGACCCGCTCGTCGTCGTCGACCCCACGGACCCGACGCGGAACGTCGCCGCGGTGCTGTCGGCGGCGAACCTCGCGCGGTTCCAGCACTACGCGCGGGAGCTGCTCGCGGCACCGAGCGAGGCGCTCTTCGAGCCGGACGAGCCCGAGCCGCTCGACTCGAAGGCGGTACGCGCTCACCTCGACCGCCGGGGGACGACGCCGGTCGCGGTCGTCTTCGACGCGCCCGACCTCGTCGACGACCAGCTGTGGCCGCAGCTCCGCCGCTCGCTGGACGGGATCGTCGGCGGGCTCAACGAGCACGGGTTCGACGTGCTCCGGGCGCGCGCCATGACGGACGGGGCGGAAGCGACGGGGAGCGTCGAGGCGAGCGACGCCGAGAGAGCGGGCGAGCGCACCGATTCCGACGGGCCGACGCGGGCCGCGCTGTACGCGGAACTGGAGGTGACGGAGCGGCCGGCCGTCGAGCGCCACGAGGGGCCGCCGGTCGCGGTCAGGAAGCACGCCGCGAGCTTCTACGAGTCGTACGTCGACGACGTCGACCCGGACACGTACGGCCCCTTCATCGACGGGGACCGGTACGTCGTCGAGCGGGAGCGGGAGTTCGCCACCGTCCGGGAGTACCTGGAGAGCGACGCCGCGAGCGACGTGGCGCTCGGCGCGCGGGTAGAGCCGGCGTTCGACGACCGCGACGTGCTGGTCGGGGAAGCGGTCGCGACGCTCGCGCCCGCGTTCGGGCGGCCGCTCCGGGAGTTCTACGAGCCGCGGCCGTGA
- a CDS encoding deoxyribodipyrimidine photo-lyase: MRLFWHRGDARTRDNAGLAAAAREGEVVPVFVYDADLLATVGARQRALFLRHVKRLEERYQELGSDLIVRAGDPDEVLVDLAAEFDAEAVAYNEHYRPARRNRQRTVEDALAGARVETDSRTDLVLVDPGRLEERYPNHSQFHGDWEAVPKRGPYAEPDPEALADVRDGKTVPEPDADIALPAAGYEAARERFDEFLDRGIASYNDTRDDLARAVEAPTRAVSRMSPYLATGAIGIRELWAGASDVYDAVTGGERRNVDKYRYELSWREQMYHLLYYNPDLAVSNYKSFPNEIAWRDDDEDFEAWTRGETGYPLVDAGMRQLNAEGYVHNRPRQVVASFLTKHLLIDWRRGARYFTKQLTDHDYASNHGAWQWTASTGTDSVDVRIFDPVSQMSKYDDGAHFVKEHVPELADVPADKVVDWPTLSRAEREELAPDYPHPIVDRNGGYERAQRVFEEALGKR, translated from the coding sequence ATGCGCCTGTTTTGGCACCGAGGCGACGCGCGAACGCGGGACAACGCCGGCCTCGCGGCCGCGGCCCGAGAGGGGGAGGTCGTGCCGGTCTTCGTGTACGACGCCGACCTGCTCGCGACGGTCGGCGCGCGCCAGCGCGCCCTGTTCCTCCGGCACGTGAAGCGACTGGAAGAGCGGTATCAGGAACTCGGGAGCGACCTGATCGTCCGCGCGGGCGACCCCGACGAGGTCCTCGTCGACCTCGCCGCGGAGTTCGACGCGGAGGCGGTCGCGTATAACGAACACTACCGCCCGGCCCGCCGAAACCGCCAGCGGACGGTCGAGGACGCGCTCGCCGGCGCGCGCGTCGAGACGGACTCGCGGACGGATCTGGTGTTGGTCGACCCCGGGCGGCTGGAAGAGCGGTACCCGAACCACAGCCAGTTCCACGGCGACTGGGAGGCCGTACCGAAGCGCGGGCCGTACGCGGAGCCGGATCCCGAGGCGCTGGCCGACGTGCGCGACGGGAAGACCGTTCCCGAACCCGACGCCGACATCGCCCTCCCGGCGGCCGGGTACGAGGCCGCCCGCGAGCGGTTCGACGAGTTCCTCGATCGCGGGATCGCCTCGTACAACGACACCCGCGACGACCTCGCGCGGGCCGTGGAGGCGCCGACGCGCGCCGTCTCGCGGATGTCGCCGTACCTCGCCACGGGCGCGATCGGCATCCGGGAACTGTGGGCGGGCGCGAGCGACGTCTACGACGCCGTGACCGGCGGGGAGCGGCGCAACGTCGACAAGTACCGCTACGAGCTGTCGTGGCGCGAGCAGATGTACCACCTGCTGTACTACAACCCGGATCTCGCGGTGTCGAACTACAAATCGTTCCCGAACGAGATCGCGTGGCGCGACGACGACGAGGACTTCGAGGCGTGGACTCGCGGCGAAACCGGTTACCCGCTCGTCGACGCCGGGATGCGCCAGCTGAACGCGGAGGGGTACGTCCATAACCGCCCGCGGCAGGTCGTCGCGAGCTTTCTGACGAAACACCTCCTGATCGACTGGCGGCGCGGCGCGCGCTACTTCACGAAACAGCTGACCGACCACGACTACGCCTCGAACCACGGCGCGTGGCAGTGGACCGCCTCAACGGGGACCGACTCCGTCGACGTTCGCATCTTCGATCCGGTGAGCCAGATGAGCAAGTACGACGACGGGGCGCATTTCGTGAAAGAACACGTCCCGGAGTTGGCGGACGTGCCGGCCGACAAGGTCGTCGACTGGCCGACCCTCTCGCGGGCGGAGCGCGAGGAGTTGGCGCCCGACTACCCGCACCCGATCGTCGACCGGAACGGGGGGTACGAGCGGGCCCAACGCGTCTTCGAGGAGGCGCTCGGTAAGCGATGA
- a CDS encoding carboxypeptidase regulatory-like domain-containing protein: MSDRTQRTANRRTFSTDTRAIEGLPVRLVIALVVGVASLSVMMGMIGDIDGLAATELDAQPQPEVTSPGEQSIDVAVVDPDGSRVADATVIVRGGSAQIDGVATAQTNGEGVASVDVAPKLGPNQADGTLTVDIKPPAEGDYVDERGNTEVLVVEE, from the coding sequence ATGTCCGATCGAACACAGCGGACCGCGAACCGCCGGACGTTCAGCACCGACACCCGCGCGATCGAGGGGCTTCCCGTGCGCCTCGTCATCGCGCTCGTCGTCGGCGTCGCCAGCCTCAGCGTGATGATGGGGATGATAGGCGACATCGACGGGCTGGCCGCGACCGAACTCGACGCGCAGCCGCAGCCGGAGGTGACTTCGCCCGGCGAGCAGTCCATCGACGTCGCGGTCGTCGACCCCGACGGCTCCCGCGTCGCGGACGCGACGGTCATCGTGCGCGGCGGCTCGGCGCAGATCGACGGCGTCGCCACCGCGCAGACAAACGGCGAGGGGGTCGCGAGCGTTGACGTCGCCCCCAAGCTCGGTCCGAACCAGGCGGACGGCACGCTCACGGTCGACATCAAGCCGCCGGCGGAGGGCGATTACGTCGACGAGCGGGGGAACACCGAGGTGCTCGTCGTCGAGGAGTGA
- a CDS encoding CrcB family protein: protein MTASPLLATALVGVGGALGAVSRHAVGLRVEGRRSVLLVNAVGSFALGAVSAAPIGSTAALLLGVGFCGAFTTFSSFAVGTVRAASETGARAAATVAGSTLAAALVAFLLGSLLAGTLLA from the coding sequence ATGACCGCCTCGCCGCTCCTCGCGACGGCGCTCGTCGGGGTCGGCGGCGCGCTCGGTGCCGTCTCTCGGCACGCGGTCGGCCTCCGCGTCGAGGGGCGCCGCTCGGTCCTCCTGGTCAACGCGGTCGGGAGCTTCGCGCTCGGTGCCGTCTCCGCCGCACCGATCGGGTCGACGGCGGCGCTGCTCCTCGGCGTCGGCTTCTGCGGCGCGTTCACGACCTTCTCGTCGTTCGCGGTCGGGACCGTGCGGGCCGCGAGCGAGACCGGCGCCCGGGCCGCCGCGACGGTCGCGGGGTCGACCCTCGCGGCCGCGCTGGTCGCGTTCCTCCTCGGCTCGCTGCTCGCCGGGACCCTTCTCGCCTGA
- a CDS encoding TIGR01548 family HAD-type hydrolase, translating into MQVDAVVLDIDGVLVDVADSYRRAILESVDRVCGKPIDRDAVQAFKDAGGFNNDWELTDAAALFVLARREGLRMNVDEFTDRVHELGGGLDAAKEVVGDLPRVAQARVRDQWDRDALRETFQALYLGAELYRELEGGEPPAETDGYIRDEPTLVDPKTIADLSARFDVGVLTGRPAAEADIALERVGLNVPADRRFTMDDWEEGKPHPRALVELAERFDAERVAFAGDTLDDVRTARNADETDETRVYYGIGVLTGGLTGEAGREKFAGVGADAVIDDVNELVGLLE; encoded by the coding sequence ATGCAGGTCGACGCAGTGGTCCTCGACATCGACGGGGTGTTGGTCGACGTGGCCGACTCCTACCGGCGGGCGATCCTCGAATCGGTCGACCGAGTGTGCGGCAAGCCGATCGACCGGGACGCGGTCCAGGCGTTCAAAGACGCCGGCGGATTCAACAACGACTGGGAGCTGACCGACGCGGCCGCGCTGTTCGTGTTGGCCCGCCGCGAGGGGCTCCGGATGAACGTCGACGAGTTCACCGACCGCGTTCACGAACTCGGCGGCGGCCTCGACGCCGCCAAGGAGGTCGTCGGCGACCTCCCGCGAGTCGCGCAGGCGCGCGTCCGAGACCAGTGGGACCGCGACGCGCTCCGCGAGACGTTCCAAGCGCTGTACCTCGGCGCGGAGCTGTACCGCGAACTGGAGGGCGGCGAGCCGCCGGCCGAGACGGACGGGTACATCCGCGACGAGCCGACGCTCGTCGACCCCAAGACGATAGCCGACCTCAGCGCGCGGTTCGACGTGGGCGTCCTTACCGGGCGACCGGCCGCGGAGGCCGACATCGCCTTAGAGCGCGTCGGCCTCAACGTGCCCGCGGACCGGCGGTTCACGATGGACGACTGGGAGGAGGGGAAGCCGCACCCGCGGGCGCTCGTCGAGCTCGCGGAGCGGTTCGACGCCGAGCGCGTCGCGTTCGCGGGCGACACCCTCGACGACGTGCGGACCGCACGCAACGCCGACGAGACCGACGAGACGCGTGTCTACTACGGTATCGGCGTGCTCACCGGCGGCCTCACCGGCGAGGCGGGCCGCGAGAAGTTCGCCGGCGTCGGCGCCGACGCGGTGATCGACGACGTGAACGAACTGGTCGGGCTGTTGGAGTAG
- the pcm gene encoding protein-L-isoaspartate O-methyltransferase, with protein sequence MNDADDAAARRELVRALRDRLDASERTLSAIGAVPRHEFVPEPQRPAAYADRPLPIGHDQTVSAPHMVALMTDLLGVERGDRAFEVGTGCGYHAAVVSEVVGPGNVFSAERVPELAADARERLDRLGYDVTVAAGDGREAFADEAPFDAAYLTCAAPESVPDPIVDRVRTGGRVVAPVREAGGQRLVRLELREDGIDREDHGGVRFVPMR encoded by the coding sequence ATGAATGACGCCGACGACGCGGCCGCCAGGCGCGAACTGGTGCGCGCGCTCCGCGACCGCCTCGACGCGAGCGAGCGGACCCTGTCGGCGATCGGCGCCGTCCCGCGCCACGAGTTCGTCCCGGAGCCGCAGCGGCCGGCGGCGTACGCCGACCGCCCGCTCCCGATCGGGCACGACCAGACGGTCAGCGCCCCGCACATGGTCGCGTTGATGACCGACCTCCTCGGGGTCGAGCGCGGCGACCGCGCCTTCGAGGTGGGGACCGGCTGCGGCTACCACGCCGCGGTCGTGTCCGAGGTCGTCGGTCCCGGGAACGTCTTCTCGGCCGAGCGCGTCCCGGAACTGGCCGCGGACGCCCGGGAGCGACTCGACCGTCTCGGTTACGACGTGACGGTCGCGGCCGGCGACGGCCGCGAGGCGTTCGCGGACGAGGCCCCGTTCGACGCCGCCTACCTCACCTGCGCGGCGCCCGAGTCGGTCCCGGACCCCATCGTCGACCGCGTCCGGACGGGCGGCCGCGTCGTCGCTCCCGTCCGCGAGGCCGGCGGTCAGCGGCTCGTCAGACTCGAGCTCCGCGAGGACGGAATCGACCGCGAGGACCACGGAGGAGTGCGGTTCGTTCCGATGCGGTAG
- a CDS encoding methyltransferase domain-containing protein, with amino-acid sequence MDEASLRADMIEGLEHQIGEPIEPPVLTALQRVPRDPFVDDAPRGGAADGDDPHSLSLATVVRLVTALDVEEGDSVLVVGAGVGYSVAMLAEIAGARHVHAVDIDRSAVVAARSNLDAAGYGAVLVDRADGADGLPAYAPYDRILLEAAVVEPPRALREQLAPGGRIVYPRGAGVQTVAAIEPSSARGPDADDAPAPGADANAPPSTGDAEDDPAPAGFETVETHGPARLQPMLVDGEQPGTERNRTRREDAERAERGRRRRHGWEQDWIDWDDRL; translated from the coding sequence ATGGACGAAGCGTCGCTCAGGGCGGACATGATAGAGGGGCTCGAACACCAGATCGGCGAGCCGATCGAGCCGCCCGTGCTGACCGCGCTCCAGCGCGTGCCACGCGACCCCTTCGTGGACGACGCTCCCCGCGGTGGTGCCGCCGACGGCGACGATCCCCACTCGCTCTCGCTCGCGACCGTGGTCCGGCTCGTCACTGCGCTCGACGTCGAGGAGGGGGACTCGGTCCTCGTCGTCGGCGCCGGAGTCGGCTACTCGGTCGCGATGCTCGCGGAGATTGCCGGCGCGCGTCACGTTCACGCGGTCGACATCGACCGCTCGGCCGTCGTCGCCGCGCGGTCGAACCTCGACGCGGCCGGCTACGGGGCGGTCCTCGTCGACCGCGCCGACGGCGCGGACGGGCTTCCGGCGTACGCGCCGTACGACCGGATCCTCCTCGAAGCCGCCGTGGTCGAGCCGCCGCGCGCCCTCCGGGAACAGCTGGCGCCCGGCGGCCGGATCGTCTACCCGCGGGGCGCCGGCGTCCAGACGGTCGCGGCGATCGAACCGTCGTCCGCCCGGGGTCCGGACGCGGACGACGCTCCCGCGCCGGGCGCCGACGCGAACGCACCGCCGTCGACCGGCGACGCGGAGGACGACCCGGCGCCGGCGGGGTTCGAGACCGTCGAGACGCACGGGCCGGCGCGCCTCCAGCCGATGCTCGTCGACGGCGAACAGCCCGGAACGGAACGGAACCGGACCCGACGGGAGGACGCCGAACGCGCCGAGCGGGGTCGGCGGCGCCGGCACGGCTGGGAGCAGGACTGGATAGACTGGGACGATCGGCTCTGA
- a CDS encoding Hsp20/alpha crystallin family protein, with protein sequence MTRRDPFDEIEDLLERMGREFEELGGTLEGTGPEVPRFPGARDVDVDVIEDDESITVVADLPGFDADDVDVELRDDALVIAGSREESSDFDLANESDSDVEGDADAEGGERDGADDDVRYHRRERRLESVSRRVPIPQPVEADAATASFDAGVLTVTLPKRSPDDDRGHTIDVS encoded by the coding sequence ATGACCCGACGCGATCCCTTCGACGAGATCGAAGACCTGCTCGAACGGATGGGCCGCGAGTTCGAGGAACTCGGCGGCACGCTGGAGGGGACCGGTCCCGAGGTCCCGCGCTTCCCCGGCGCCCGCGACGTCGACGTCGACGTGATCGAAGACGACGAGTCGATCACCGTCGTCGCCGACCTCCCCGGGTTCGACGCCGACGACGTCGACGTCGAACTCCGCGACGACGCGCTCGTGATCGCCGGCTCCCGCGAGGAGTCGAGCGACTTCGACCTCGCCAACGAGAGCGACTCGGACGTCGAGGGAGACGCGGACGCCGAGGGCGGGGAGCGCGACGGCGCGGACGACGACGTGCGCTACCATCGGCGCGAACGACGCCTGGAGTCCGTCTCCCGGCGGGTCCCGATCCCCCAACCGGTCGAGGCGGACGCGGCGACCGCCTCCTTCGACGCCGGCGTGCTCACCGTGACGCTTCCGAAGCGCTCGCCCGACGACGACCGCGGGCACACGATCGACGTTAGCTGA
- the ilvA gene encoding threonine ammonia-lyase: protein MSAVTIDDVEAAAERLAGTDIVQRTPVERSRSLSERCGADVRLKMEHLQRTGSFKTRGAYNAISQTIGGSGAGSDEPAIERVVAASAGNHAQGVALAASDAEIDATIVMPESAPAAKIEATRAYGAEVVLRGNAFPEAMAHAQTLVDDPGTRFVHAFDDPDVVAGQGTLGLEVIDQVPDADTVLVPVGGGGLAGGVATAVKARSPATRVVGVQTEGASTLSESLAAGELVTRDEPDTIADGIATGGLSDLTFGLLDEHLDEVVVVSDDDVANAILLLLERAKQMVEGAGATAAAALLNDDARDELDLGGETVVPLLCGGNIDVTTLKEVVTHALVDRDQLIELSVRIDDTPGTMGEISTLIGGERANIRTVRHERSRPDLPVGDADLVFEVETNGPAHVDRVLKAVRKAGYEVAWTTQEA from the coding sequence ATGTCCGCCGTCACGATCGACGACGTCGAGGCCGCCGCCGAGCGGCTCGCCGGCACCGACATCGTCCAGCGCACGCCCGTCGAGCGGAGCCGGTCGCTGAGCGAGCGGTGCGGCGCCGACGTGCGCCTGAAGATGGAGCACCTCCAGCGCACCGGCTCGTTCAAGACGCGCGGCGCGTACAACGCGATCTCGCAGACGATCGGCGGGTCCGGAGCGGGAAGCGACGAGCCCGCGATCGAGCGCGTCGTGGCCGCGAGCGCGGGCAACCACGCGCAGGGGGTCGCGCTGGCGGCGTCGGACGCGGAGATCGACGCGACGATCGTGATGCCGGAGTCGGCGCCGGCCGCGAAGATCGAGGCGACCCGCGCGTACGGCGCCGAGGTCGTCCTTCGCGGGAACGCCTTCCCCGAAGCGATGGCGCACGCGCAGACGCTGGTCGACGACCCCGGGACGCGGTTCGTCCACGCGTTCGACGACCCGGACGTGGTCGCCGGGCAGGGGACGCTCGGACTGGAGGTGATCGATCAGGTCCCCGACGCCGACACCGTCCTCGTCCCCGTGGGCGGCGGCGGCCTCGCGGGCGGCGTCGCGACCGCGGTCAAGGCGCGCTCGCCGGCGACGCGCGTCGTCGGGGTTCAGACGGAGGGCGCCTCCACGCTCTCGGAGAGCCTCGCGGCCGGCGAACTCGTGACGCGCGACGAGCCCGACACGATCGCGGACGGCATCGCGACCGGCGGGCTGAGCGACCTCACCTTCGGCCTGCTGGACGAACACCTCGACGAGGTGGTCGTCGTGAGCGACGACGACGTGGCGAACGCGATCCTGCTACTCCTTGAGCGCGCGAAACAGATGGTGGAGGGCGCGGGCGCGACCGCGGCGGCCGCCCTCTTAAACGACGACGCGCGCGACGAACTCGACCTGGGCGGCGAGACCGTCGTCCCCCTCCTCTGTGGCGGCAACATCGACGTGACGACCCTGAAAGAAGTGGTGACCCACGCCCTCGTCGACCGCGACCAGCTGATCGAGCTGTCCGTCCGCATCGACGACACGCCCGGGACGATGGGCGAGATATCTACTCTGATCGGCGGCGAGCGCGCGAACATCCGGACGGTGCGCCACGAGCGCAGCCGCCCGGACCTGCCGGTGGGCGACGCCGACCTCGTGTTCGAGGTGGAGACGAACGGCCCCGCACACGTCGACCGCGTCCTCAAGGCGGTGCGCAAGGCGGGCTACGAGGTGGCGTGGACGACGCAGGAGGCGTGA